In a genomic window of Oncorhynchus kisutch isolate 150728-3 linkage group LG9, Okis_V2, whole genome shotgun sequence:
- the LOC109896682 gene encoding V-type proton ATPase subunit E 1-like, protein MALSDADVQKQIKHMMAFIEQEANEKAEEIDAKAEEEFNIEKGRLVQTQRLKIMEYYEKKEKQIEQQKKIQMSNLMNQARLKVLKARDDMISEMLSEARQRLANVAKDPARYPALMDGLVLQGFYQLLETKVTIRCRKQDLQVLKAAIQKTIPVYKAAVKNNIEVRIDQDNFLSPDISGGIEIYNADGKIKVSNTLESRLDLMAQQMMPEIRVALFGQNQNRKFLD, encoded by the exons ATGGCGCTCAGCGATGCCGACGTTCAGAAGCAG ATCAAACACATGATGGCCTTCATTGAGCAGGAGGCCAATGAGAAGGCAGAGGAAATTGATGCCAAG GCGGAAGAGGAGTTCAACATCGAGAAGGGCCGTCTGGTGCAGACCCAGAGGTTGAAGATCATGGAGTATTACGAGAAGAAAGAGAAGCAGATCGAGCAGCAGAAGAAAAT TCAAATGTCTAACCTGATGAACCAGGCTCGTCTGAAGGTGTTAAAGGCTCGCGACGACATGATTTCA GAAATGTTGAGCGAGGCGCGTCAACGGCTGGCCAACGTAGCCAAGGACCCAGCCAGGTACCCAGCACTGATGGACGGGCTGGTTCTGCAG GGTTTCTATCAGCTTCTTGAGACCAAAGTGACCATCCGCTGTCGTAAACAGGACCTGCAGGTGCTTAAG GCGGCTATCCAGAAGACCATTCCCGTCTATAAAGCAGCAGTGAagaacaatattgaggttcgcatCGACCAGGACAACTTCCTGTCTCCAGACAT CTCAGGAGGTATTGAAATCTACAACGCTGATGGGAAGATCAAGGTGTCCAACACCCTAGAGAGCAGACTGGACCTTATGGCTCAGCAG ATGATGCCTGAGATTCGAGTGGCTCTCTTTGGTCAGAACCAGAACCGCAAGTTTTTGGACTGA
- the LOC109896679 gene encoding bcl-2-like protein 13, with the protein MLQLSQGDSGGSGPWQTESSLAESWSTVGDMMDPEDTKSLDSSDGVAHLAEERSENHSSISDMVHLEREEKILAEEEEDGSLGEEEELQACVMSVIGGGGDMSEFREEELDTQELLPSSEVSADHQETMDLIMSVAEELFVQEEPVEVSHATTASMPMPVWKLEPPSASSTPVPSIPTLAELHSELQYSMQEQLHPPPVLGPGAPQPPDQSQTNSQPESLASLHTAQETQEIPPVTQEVPPEKTEAELATSLHATELPVLLCGGAAMVAIVGVLAYGAVAYCRK; encoded by the coding sequence ATGTTACAGCTGAGCCAGGGAGACAGCGGCGGGTCTGGCCCCTGGCAGACAGAGAGCAGCCTGGCTGAGTCCTGGTCCACCGTGGGAGACATGATGGACCCCGAGGACACCAAGAGCCTGGACAGCAGCGACGGAGTGGCCCACCTAGCTGAGGAGCGCAGCGAGAACCACTCCTCCATCTCAGACATGGTCCACCTAGAGCGGGAGGAGAAGATACttgcggaggaggaggaggacgggagcctgggggaagaggaggagctgCAGGCCTGTGTGATGAGTGTGATtgggggaggaggagacatgTCTGAGTTCAGGGAAGAGGAGCTGGATACCCAGGAATTATTACCTTCATCTGAGGTGTCAGCTGACCACCAAGAGACTATGGATTTAATTATGTCTGTGGCTGAGGAGCTATTTGTCCAGGAGGAGCCTGTTGAAGTATCCCACGCCACCACTGCCTCTATGCCCATGCCAGTTTGGAAGCTAGAGCCCCCCTCTGCCTCCTCTACTCCTGTCCCCTCAATACCTACACTAGCTGAGTTACATTCAGAGCTCCAATACTCTATGCAGGAGCAGCTCCACCCTCCCCCGGTCCTAGGACCAGGAGCACcacagccaccagaccagagccaaACTAACAGCCAACCAGAGTCCTTGGCCTCGCTCCACACTGCCCAGGAGACACAGGAAATCCCACCAGTGACACAGGAGgttccaccagaaaagacagaggCTGAGCTTGCTACATCGCTCCATGCCACTGAGCTACCTGTGCTGCTGTGTGGGGGCGCTGCAATGGTTGCTATTGTGGGAGTATTAGCTTATGGGGCTGTGGCTTACTGCAGAAAGTAG